The nucleotide window AGGTCATCGTCGTCCGCGACGGCGAAGAAGCCATCGCCTACCTCTTCCGCGAGGGCATCTTCAAGCTCCGCGCCGAGGGCAATCCCGCCGTCGTCCTGCTCGATCTCAAGCTGCCCAAGGTCGACGGCCTCCAGGTGCTCGAGCGCGTCAAGAAGAGCGAGGAGCTCCGCACCATCCCCATCGTCGTCCTCACCTCCTCGCGCGAGGAGCAGGACCTGGTCCAGAGCTACAAGCTGGGCGTCAACGCCTACGTCGTCAAGCCGGTGGACTTCGCCGAATTCGTCGAAGCCATCCAGGAGCTCGGCCTCTTCTGGGCGGTCATCAACCAGCCGCCCCCCGGCTCCGTCGCCCGCGAGCGCGAGAAGCGCCCCGCGGTCATCGCCGTCCGCAAAAGCTCCTGACGCAGCGCTGGCCCGGAGCGCTGGCCCGCAGCGCTGGCCTCCAGGCCGGCAGGGCTGGCGGCGTCCCCGCCGCCCTCGCCCCTGCCTCTCTCAGCGCCCTCGTCTGTCTCTGTGCTCTCTGCGTTTCAAGCTTTGCTCTTGTCTGTGTGGAGGCGGGCGACGCCCGCCATC belongs to Terriglobales bacterium and includes:
- a CDS encoding response regulator, yielding MPDLKPILLVEDSPQDIELTLAALEENHLANEVIVVRDGEEAIAYLFREGIFKLRAEGNPAVVLLDLKLPKVDGLQVLERVKKSEELRTIPIVVLTSSREEQDLVQSYKLGVNAYVVKPVDFAEFVEAIQELGLFWAVINQPPPGSVAREREKRPAVIAVRKSS